The Alphaproteobacteria bacterium genome includes a window with the following:
- a CDS encoding class I SAM-dependent methyltransferase — translation MLLSKFLEPFVRSGELTVIDPSGARTQFGRRDDATPEDEPPVVIRIADRMTGFKLGLNPGLYAGEAYMNGTLTIERGTIYDLLALVTRNMGIAVQGGAFDKWRHRLGPVLRPLQQLNSLARSRRNVAHHYDLSRDLYRRFLDRDMQYSCAYFERPDMTLDEAQIAKKNHIAKKLLLRDGQRVLDIGSGWGGLAITLARQARVEVLGVTLSKEQLEYARIRAAEAGVANRVRFELADYREIKGPFDRVVSVGMFEHVGVPNYDTYFAKIRDLLAPDGVALVHSIGRADGPGVTNPWIRKYIFPGGYSPALSETLPSIERTGMYVTDLEIWRLHYAETLRHWRQRFHAQRDEIAKIYDERFCRMFEFYLAGSECAFRYQGHIIFQAQLSRSVSAVPATRAYLYDDGAKAAAGLARAS, via the coding sequence ATGTTGCTGTCGAAATTTTTGGAACCCTTCGTCCGTTCGGGCGAACTCACGGTCATCGACCCCAGCGGTGCGCGCACCCAGTTCGGGCGGCGCGACGACGCCACACCGGAAGACGAACCACCGGTCGTCATCCGCATCGCCGATCGGATGACCGGCTTCAAGCTCGGGCTCAATCCGGGCCTTTACGCCGGCGAAGCCTATATGAACGGCACGCTGACGATCGAACGCGGCACGATCTACGATCTGTTGGCGCTGGTGACGCGCAATATGGGGATCGCCGTACAAGGCGGTGCTTTCGACAAATGGCGCCATCGGCTAGGCCCCGTGCTGCGGCCGCTACAACAATTGAATTCGCTCGCGCGATCGCGGCGGAACGTGGCGCATCATTACGATCTGTCGCGCGATCTCTATCGCCGCTTCCTTGATCGCGACATGCAGTATTCCTGCGCCTATTTCGAACGCCCGGACATGACGCTCGACGAAGCGCAGATCGCCAAGAAGAATCACATCGCCAAGAAGCTGCTGCTGCGCGACGGCCAGCGGGTGCTCGATATCGGCAGCGGCTGGGGCGGTTTGGCGATCACCCTCGCCCGCCAGGCGCGGGTCGAGGTGCTGGGCGTCACGCTGTCCAAGGAACAGCTCGAATACGCGCGCATCCGCGCGGCCGAAGCGGGTGTGGCGAACCGCGTGCGTTTCGAGCTCGCCGATTATCGCGAGATCAAAGGCCCGTTCGATCGCGTCGTCTCGGTCGGCATGTTCGAACATGTCGGCGTGCCGAATTACGACACGTATTTCGCGAAGATCCGCGATCTGCTGGCGCCGGACGGCGTGGCGCTGGTGCATTCGATCGGCCGCGCCGACGGGCCGGGCGTCACCAATCCATGGATCCGCAAATACATTTTCCCGGGCGGCTACTCGCCCGCCCTTTCAGAGACGCTGCCGTCGATCGAGCGCACGGGCATGTACGTGACCGACCTCGAAATCTGGCGCCTGCATTACGCCGAAACGCTGCGCCATTGGCGCCAGCGCTTCCACGCCCAGCGCGACGAGATCGCGAAGATCTACGACGAACGTTTCTGCCGGATGTTCGAATTCTATCTCGCCGGCAGCGAATGCGCGTTTCGCTACCAGGGGCACATCATTTTCCAAGCGCAATTGTCGCGCTCGGTTTCGGCCGTGCCGGCGACGCGCGCCTATCTTTACGACGACGGGGCGAAAGCCGCCGCCGGCCTGGCGCGCGCATCGTGA